From one Candidatus Rhodoluna planktonica genomic stretch:
- a CDS encoding FAD-dependent oxidoreductase, with protein sequence MSKLRLAIVGAGPAGIYAADLLIKSELRDFEVSIDLFDLLPAPYGLVRYGVAPDHPRIKGIIRALYEVLDRGDIRFFGNVEYGKDITLEDLKQHYNAVIFATGAIKDADLNIPGIDLDGSYGAADFVNWYDAHPDFPRQWPLNAKQVAVIGNGNVALDVARVLAKLPDDMLSTDIPAHVYEGLKNSPVTDVHVFGRRGPAQVKFTPLELREACHIEGVDAIVYDEDFKYDEGSQQAIDSNNQTRVMVNTLEQLREEKQTGGQRRLHLHFFSAPVEVLGEDGKVVGLKIERTELDGKGGVVPTGEFRTFDVQAVYRAVGYFGSPLTEIPYDAKSGVIPNDGGRVLDSQGKAIPGVYATGWIKRGPVGLIGHTKSDALETIGNIIADRETWWQPASPEESQIDKLLNDRGVKVIDWAGWLKVDAKERELGETEGRERIKLFDRQDFETTAKG encoded by the coding sequence ATGTCAAAGTTGCGTCTTGCAATTGTTGGTGCTGGCCCGGCCGGAATTTACGCGGCTGACCTGCTAATCAAATCGGAACTTCGCGACTTCGAAGTTTCAATTGACCTTTTTGATTTACTGCCCGCTCCTTACGGATTGGTTCGCTACGGTGTGGCCCCCGATCATCCACGAATCAAGGGCATTATTCGAGCCCTCTACGAAGTGCTCGACCGCGGTGACATTCGCTTCTTTGGCAACGTTGAGTACGGCAAAGACATCACCCTTGAAGATTTAAAACAGCACTATAACGCAGTGATTTTTGCCACCGGCGCCATCAAAGATGCCGACCTAAACATCCCCGGCATTGACTTGGATGGTTCTTACGGAGCCGCCGATTTCGTGAACTGGTATGACGCTCACCCTGATTTTCCGCGCCAGTGGCCACTAAACGCAAAGCAGGTTGCTGTTATCGGAAACGGAAACGTGGCACTGGACGTGGCTCGCGTCTTGGCGAAGCTGCCCGACGATATGCTCTCCACCGACATTCCGGCTCACGTCTACGAGGGTCTCAAAAATTCGCCGGTCACCGATGTGCACGTGTTCGGACGCCGCGGCCCAGCCCAGGTTAAGTTCACCCCGTTAGAGCTACGTGAGGCTTGCCACATCGAGGGAGTTGACGCCATTGTTTATGACGAAGACTTCAAATACGACGAAGGTTCGCAGCAGGCAATCGATAGCAATAACCAAACCCGAGTGATGGTAAACACCCTCGAACAACTTCGTGAAGAAAAGCAAACGGGCGGTCAGCGCCGGTTGCACCTGCACTTTTTCTCTGCCCCGGTTGAGGTTTTGGGCGAAGATGGCAAAGTTGTCGGCCTAAAAATTGAACGCACCGAATTGGATGGCAAGGGCGGCGTAGTGCCGACCGGCGAGTTCAGAACTTTCGATGTTCAAGCCGTTTACCGAGCCGTCGGTTACTTCGGTTCGCCTCTAACCGAAATTCCATACGACGCTAAGTCGGGTGTGATTCCAAACGACGGTGGCCGAGTGCTCGATTCTCAGGGCAAAGCCATCCCCGGTGTTTACGCAACCGGATGGATTAAGCGTGGACCAGTCGGCCTGATTGGCCACACCAAGAGCGATGCCCTAGAAACCATCGGCAACATAATTGCCGATCGTGAAACCTGGTGGCAGCCAGCTTCACCAGAAGAATCACAAATTGACAAACTGCTCAATGATCGCGGGGTAAAAGTGATTGACTGGGCAGGTTGGTTGAAAGTTGATGCCAAAGAACGCGAACTTGGTGAAACCGAGGGTCGCGAACGCATAAAGTTATTCGACCGACAAGATTTCGAAACAACCGCGAAGGGCTAA
- a CDS encoding LacI family DNA-binding transcriptional regulator, which translates to MAGIGEVAKLAGVSTATVSRALSGKEHVSDRAKQRVLKAAAELGYVPSHNAYSLATGRNQNVGIVLPKITTWFFSTMVATIQTELVNAGFDATLYTLSSGKEQRERIFNDLLLRKRVDAVLTIAVRPSSRELERLNQVGKPIVGVGGPIPGARSFSIDDQEAGRLATEHLISLGHTRIGIITASPIDDTEFAQPVQRRMGYEDAMNAANLEINSAWFGESNFDIAHGYHLAKQFLGDPRNSPSAIFCAADEVAFGAIMAARDLGLRVPEDISIVGIDNHELAEFYGLTTVSQDVPGQAAQAAKALLEILQSDDPNAMTNFEEEHILPLQLIVRSSTARVRAN; encoded by the coding sequence ATGGCCGGAATCGGTGAAGTTGCAAAACTTGCAGGAGTTTCTACTGCAACCGTCTCCCGCGCACTCAGCGGCAAAGAGCACGTATCTGATCGCGCTAAGCAGCGAGTGCTTAAGGCCGCCGCCGAACTTGGCTACGTTCCGTCGCATAACGCCTACAGTTTGGCTACCGGCCGAAATCAAAATGTCGGAATTGTGCTGCCCAAAATCACTACCTGGTTTTTTTCAACCATGGTGGCCACCATCCAGACCGAACTGGTCAATGCCGGCTTTGACGCAACCCTGTATACGCTGAGCAGCGGTAAAGAGCAGCGTGAACGAATCTTCAACGACCTGCTGCTGCGCAAGCGGGTTGATGCGGTTCTAACCATTGCTGTGCGCCCCAGCAGCAGAGAACTTGAACGTCTCAATCAGGTTGGCAAACCGATTGTTGGTGTTGGTGGTCCAATTCCGGGAGCTCGCTCTTTCTCGATTGACGATCAAGAAGCTGGTCGCCTTGCAACCGAACATCTAATTTCTCTGGGCCACACCCGAATTGGAATTATTACGGCAAGCCCAATTGATGACACTGAATTTGCCCAGCCGGTGCAGCGTCGTATGGGCTACGAGGATGCCATGAACGCGGCAAATCTGGAAATCAACTCAGCTTGGTTTGGTGAATCAAACTTTGATATCGCGCACGGCTATCATCTGGCCAAGCAATTCTTGGGAGACCCAAGAAACTCACCTTCTGCCATTTTCTGCGCAGCCGATGAGGTTGCCTTCGGGGCGATCATGGCTGCGCGAGATCTTGGGCTTCGCGTGCCTGAAGATATTTCAATTGTCGGAATTGACAATCACGAACTTGCCGAGTTTTACGGTCTCACTACGGTCTCACAGGATGTTCCCGGTCAGGCCGCGCAAGCTGCAAAGGCCCTACTCGAGATTCTGCAATCTGATGATCCGAACGCGATGACCAACTTCGAAGAAGAGCACATTTTGCCGCTTCAGCTGATTGTTCGATCTTCCACCGCCCGCGTTCGCGCCAACTAA
- a CDS encoding MFS transporter, translating to MATMTSQRAKQVQFALMAVFFTQGILGTAMIPRVPDLIERLDVSFAAWGTILGLAGLGSLLGLSVSNRIITRFGSRNVIRVTSVILSLMLISYAWTENPIVFFALFFVNNFAGGFFNIAVNAQTVVLQKIMNKPIIGRFHASWSVGATITAAVSGVLAATTELWVHFLILGGVALISYLFFGRLILGEHEDEKHTSAKHGKKIPFFKSPPQVWLLAAGLFTGVFAEVALIDWSAILARDGFLLGPAIASIPYTVFAGAMIVGRLSIDRLTRVYHISTLAYWGGIIGGSSLLLGVFAAANIGQSNPYLAMLTASFFFAIAGLGTAPMVPSFFSGAGHVRGLTTAQTMARMSLVSQVTMLVAKIGMGAAVEAATIVFAFIIPAGMLITAGILAGFVVRNSKRSEAVANAFPPTGPITTISD from the coding sequence ATGGCAACAATGACTTCGCAGCGCGCCAAGCAGGTGCAGTTTGCTCTGATGGCGGTTTTCTTTACCCAGGGAATTTTGGGCACGGCCATGATTCCTCGTGTTCCTGACCTGATTGAACGGCTTGATGTTTCGTTTGCTGCGTGGGGAACAATTCTGGGTTTGGCAGGCCTCGGCTCGCTGCTTGGTCTTTCAGTATCAAACCGAATCATTACTCGCTTCGGTTCGCGCAATGTAATTCGAGTTACCTCGGTAATTCTTTCGCTAATGCTCATCAGCTATGCCTGGACCGAAAATCCAATCGTCTTTTTTGCGCTATTTTTTGTGAACAACTTTGCCGGTGGATTTTTCAATATTGCGGTGAACGCACAAACTGTGGTGCTTCAAAAAATTATGAACAAACCAATCATCGGGCGCTTTCACGCGTCGTGGTCGGTTGGTGCCACAATTACCGCCGCTGTCAGCGGTGTACTTGCAGCTACCACTGAGCTCTGGGTGCACTTTCTCATCCTCGGCGGCGTCGCACTAATTTCTTACCTATTTTTTGGCCGCCTTATTCTTGGCGAGCACGAGGATGAAAAACACACCTCGGCAAAACACGGTAAAAAAATTCCGTTCTTCAAATCACCACCGCAGGTTTGGCTTTTGGCCGCGGGGCTCTTCACCGGGGTCTTTGCCGAGGTTGCCCTGATTGACTGGTCGGCAATTTTGGCTCGCGACGGGTTCTTGCTCGGTCCCGCTATTGCGTCGATTCCGTACACGGTTTTTGCCGGGGCAATGATTGTGGGGCGATTGTCGATAGATCGACTGACCCGCGTGTACCACATTTCTACACTGGCTTACTGGGGTGGAATTATCGGCGGCAGTTCACTGCTACTAGGTGTTTTTGCTGCCGCAAACATTGGTCAAAGCAACCCGTATTTGGCTATGTTAACTGCGTCATTCTTCTTTGCAATTGCCGGTCTGGGCACGGCACCGATGGTGCCATCCTTCTTTAGTGGCGCGGGGCACGTCAGAGGCCTGACTACTGCACAGACTATGGCCCGCATGAGTTTGGTAAGCCAGGTGACAATGTTGGTCGCCAAAATTGGAATGGGTGCTGCGGTCGAGGCCGCCACCATTGTCTTCGCCTTCATCATTCCGGCCGGCATGCTAATCACCGCAGGAATTTTGGCAGGATTTGTGGTCAGAAACTCAAAGCGCAGTGAGGCCGTGGCCAATGCGTTTCCGCCAACAGGGCCAATCACGACAATCTCCGACTAA
- a CDS encoding MarR family winged helix-turn-helix transcriptional regulator has protein sequence MKKIPAQSDFAFEAKPATRLLREVIEHSADYSRIVGEHLDVNRTDFEAMQQLIENGPMTAGELAKAVGVSPGSATVMIDRLVAVGHVTRKPNPNDRRGVIVVPNPKSVSEAWKHISPLIVASEAELAQMSKKEQAAVERYLERMLAVYQNNSQPTP, from the coding sequence ATGAAGAAAATTCCCGCGCAGTCAGATTTCGCTTTCGAGGCCAAACCGGCCACGAGGCTTTTGCGCGAGGTCATTGAGCACAGCGCAGATTACTCGCGCATAGTTGGCGAACATCTCGATGTGAATCGCACCGACTTTGAGGCGATGCAACAACTAATCGAAAATGGCCCGATGACAGCCGGTGAATTGGCGAAAGCGGTCGGCGTAAGCCCGGGCTCGGCAACCGTGATGATCGATCGGTTGGTTGCTGTTGGCCACGTCACCAGAAAACCAAACCCTAATGACCGGCGTGGGGTAATAGTCGTACCAAACCCAAAATCTGTCTCTGAAGCTTGGAAACACATCAGCCCGCTGATTGTGGCAAGCGAAGCCGAGCTCGCCCAGATGTCGAAAAAAGAGCAGGCGGCTGTCGAACGATATTTGGAGCGAATGCTGGCTGTCTATCAGAACAATTCGCAGCCAACACCCTAA
- a CDS encoding YajQ family cyclic di-GMP-binding protein has protein sequence MADSSFDIVSKVDKMEASNALTMAQKEIEQRYDFKGTDASIEWSGEKVLMKANSDDRVNAILDVFQSKLVKRGISLKSLDAGKPFASGKEYRIEASLKQGIEQDQAKKISKIIREEAPKSVKAQIQGDELRVQSKSRDDLQETIALLKGKDLEVDLQFVNFR, from the coding sequence ATGGCTGATTCATCGTTCGACATCGTAAGCAAAGTAGACAAAATGGAGGCGTCTAACGCCTTGACCATGGCTCAGAAAGAAATAGAGCAACGCTATGACTTCAAAGGAACCGACGCTTCAATTGAGTGGAGCGGTGAAAAGGTTTTGATGAAGGCAAACAGCGATGATCGCGTGAACGCCATCCTCGATGTTTTTCAGTCAAAACTGGTCAAACGCGGAATCTCGCTTAAGAGCCTCGATGCGGGTAAGCCTTTCGCTTCCGGTAAAGAATATCGAATTGAAGCCAGCCTGAAGCAGGGCATCGAGCAAGATCAGGCGAAAAAGATCTCAAAGATTATCCGCGAGGAAGCACCAAAATCAGTGAAGGCCCAGATTCAGGGCGATGAGCTTCGAGTGCAGAGTAAAAGTCGCGACGACCTTCAAGAAACCATTGCCTTGCTAAAGGGCAAAGATCTTGAGGTAGACCTGCAGTTCGTAAACTTCCGCTAG
- a CDS encoding MMPL family transporter: protein MNGLIKFITGKKTAPVTMLIALVFAMLAFGPLRAATTETNPTAGLPDTAESVIAAKLAEELPGSDSTATVIVYAAESGKMTDEQKTWVQGAFDPMKQMVVGGANEKFLEFSNLEVQGQAFVPPATLSNDESTAVITVPMDKSDETEVIVDRVESIRELAKEGMPSGLNVYVTGPEGFSADLSGVFAGADFTLLLSTVVVVAVLLLITYRSPWLWLVPLLVVGTADGMAGQLARQVANLFGITPDASVTGILSVLVFGAGTNYALLLIARYREELFTTEDRHEAMAKALRGAGPAIIASGSTVTLALLTLSFADLAGNRSLGLVCATGVVIAMIAALGVLPAAIVIFGRGLFWPFVPKFGGVNKGENGLWAKLGRAVSKQPVAIAIIGVLALGALASGASGIKIGLSSTESFLKTPEAVVGQNVLADAFAAGATSPTNVIVNKDKADAVVAAALKVEGVDSAEVAVSNDEIARVDVVFDAESQSEEVFAMIRELRTEVRAVDGADAVVGGLDAQALEVKEAYAHDQGLVIPLILILVFAVLIVLLRAIVAPVLLLLTVVASFFASMGAGWFLFVNVFGFPGLDLSVFLYSFLFLVALGVDYNIFLVTRAKEEAEKFGTREGMIRALGATGGVITSAGILLAAVFAVLGVLPLVALAQIGVIVCIGVLLDTLLVRTVIVPALAFIAGKKFWSPAKGIKA, encoded by the coding sequence GTGAACGGTCTAATTAAATTCATCACCGGTAAAAAGACTGCACCGGTAACCATGCTGATTGCCTTGGTTTTCGCAATGCTGGCTTTTGGCCCGTTGCGCGCTGCCACCACAGAGACAAACCCTACGGCTGGTTTGCCTGACACTGCCGAGTCGGTAATCGCGGCCAAGTTGGCCGAAGAGCTGCCGGGCTCTGACTCAACCGCGACGGTAATTGTCTACGCGGCTGAGAGCGGCAAGATGACCGATGAGCAGAAAACCTGGGTTCAGGGTGCTTTCGACCCGATGAAGCAAATGGTTGTCGGTGGGGCAAACGAGAAATTCCTAGAATTCTCGAACCTTGAGGTTCAAGGCCAGGCCTTCGTGCCACCAGCAACCCTGTCAAATGACGAGTCCACCGCAGTTATTACCGTCCCAATGGATAAATCTGACGAAACTGAAGTGATTGTTGACCGAGTCGAGTCAATCCGTGAACTAGCCAAAGAGGGTATGCCGTCGGGTCTGAACGTTTACGTCACCGGCCCCGAAGGATTTAGCGCTGACCTTTCCGGAGTATTTGCCGGGGCAGATTTCACCCTTCTACTTTCAACGGTTGTCGTTGTTGCAGTGCTTTTACTGATCACTTACCGAAGCCCATGGCTTTGGTTGGTACCGCTTCTAGTTGTCGGAACCGCTGACGGAATGGCTGGCCAGTTGGCGCGACAGGTGGCAAACCTGTTTGGCATTACTCCAGATGCATCGGTGACCGGAATTTTGTCTGTCCTGGTTTTTGGTGCTGGCACCAACTATGCCCTGTTGCTAATCGCTCGCTACCGTGAGGAGCTCTTCACCACTGAAGATCGTCACGAAGCGATGGCAAAGGCATTGCGCGGCGCCGGACCTGCAATCATTGCGTCCGGCTCCACAGTTACCCTGGCATTGCTAACCCTAAGTTTCGCTGACCTAGCCGGAAACCGTTCACTTGGTTTGGTCTGTGCTACCGGTGTTGTTATTGCGATGATTGCCGCTTTGGGTGTGCTGCCCGCAGCAATCGTCATTTTTGGTCGCGGGTTGTTCTGGCCATTCGTTCCTAAGTTTGGCGGAGTCAACAAGGGCGAGAATGGTCTTTGGGCCAAGCTCGGTCGCGCAGTTAGCAAGCAGCCGGTTGCCATCGCCATCATTGGTGTTTTGGCTCTTGGTGCGCTCGCGTCGGGTGCATCAGGTATCAAGATTGGTCTATCTTCAACCGAGTCATTCTTGAAAACACCAGAGGCTGTTGTTGGCCAGAATGTGCTAGCTGATGCTTTTGCGGCTGGCGCTACCTCACCGACCAACGTGATCGTCAACAAAGACAAAGCTGATGCGGTTGTAGCCGCAGCGCTGAAGGTCGAGGGTGTCGACTCAGCCGAGGTTGCTGTCAGCAATGACGAGATCGCTCGAGTAGATGTGGTTTTTGATGCTGAAAGCCAATCGGAAGAAGTCTTTGCCATGATTCGCGAGCTTCGCACCGAGGTCAGGGCAGTGGATGGCGCTGATGCGGTTGTTGGTGGTCTTGATGCCCAAGCCCTTGAAGTCAAGGAAGCTTACGCGCACGATCAAGGGTTGGTTATCCCGCTAATTCTGATTTTGGTGTTCGCAGTTCTGATTGTGTTGCTACGAGCAATCGTTGCTCCAGTTCTGCTTTTGCTCACCGTGGTGGCGTCATTCTTTGCCAGCATGGGTGCCGGTTGGTTCCTATTCGTCAATGTGTTCGGCTTCCCAGGTCTTGACCTTAGCGTGTTCCTCTACAGCTTCCTGTTCCTGGTTGCCTTGGGTGTCGACTACAACATCTTCCTGGTCACCAGGGCAAAGGAAGAGGCTGAAAAATTTGGTACTCGCGAAGGAATGATTCGAGCTTTGGGAGCCACCGGTGGTGTAATCACCTCGGCCGGTATTTTGCTGGCTGCAGTGTTTGCCGTTCTAGGTGTGCTTCCGCTCGTGGCTCTAGCTCAAATCGGTGTGATTGTTTGCATTGGTGTACTGCTAGACACCCTGTTGGTGAGAACCGTAATTGTGCCCGCTTTGGCCTTCATCGCTGGCAAGAAATTCTGGTCGCCAGCCAAGGGCATCAAAGCCTAA
- a CDS encoding MFS transporter: MNSNQSSTSWKKSVAVFLSGQTISMFGSMLVQYAIFWHLTLETKSGSVLALAAIFGFLPQALVSIFAGVWADRVNRKLMIIVADSAIALSTLGLALLMMSGVDDLWLIFLVMAVRSVGAGFQMPAISALLPQIVPTEQLMRVNGINSSVQSSLTLLAPVAAAGVYASMSLVGVLFIDVFTAIIGLALLMTVTVPTLERVKSAEKPKYFADLKEGISYIFSHDLVRWVMAIFGIVFLLVVAPSNLSPLMLVRNFGSEVWMLTVLELSFGLGMVLGGAAMAVLASKLDRLNTIIATSIAFGFMAIVMGLTTNLIFFYTLFFFIGLAVPAFSTSAMTLLQETVEPERHGRVFGFVGIVMSVAMPLGMAVLGPLADVVSVEILLIVTGAVTVIIAVVAVLLPAGKRAIRAAHASTRSVE, encoded by the coding sequence GTGAACTCTAACCAATCAAGTACCAGCTGGAAGAAGTCGGTTGCGGTTTTTCTTAGTGGTCAGACCATCTCGATGTTCGGTTCAATGCTGGTGCAATACGCAATCTTTTGGCACCTCACGCTCGAGACTAAGTCGGGCTCAGTTCTCGCCTTGGCGGCAATTTTTGGATTCTTGCCGCAGGCTTTGGTCTCAATCTTTGCCGGAGTCTGGGCTGACCGGGTCAACCGCAAGTTGATGATTATTGTCGCCGACTCTGCAATCGCCCTGTCCACTTTGGGGTTGGCCCTTTTGATGATGTCTGGGGTCGACGATCTTTGGTTGATCTTTTTGGTGATGGCCGTCCGCTCGGTCGGTGCCGGGTTTCAAATGCCGGCAATCTCGGCACTCTTGCCACAGATCGTACCTACCGAGCAGCTCATGCGTGTAAATGGAATCAACAGCAGCGTGCAGTCTTCACTTACTCTGCTGGCGCCCGTTGCAGCGGCCGGCGTCTACGCGTCCATGTCCCTGGTTGGCGTGCTTTTCATCGATGTTTTCACTGCGATCATCGGTTTGGCGTTGCTGATGACGGTCACGGTGCCGACTCTCGAGCGAGTAAAGAGTGCCGAGAAGCCCAAATACTTCGCAGATTTGAAAGAGGGCATCAGCTACATTTTCAGCCACGATTTGGTGCGTTGGGTGATGGCAATTTTCGGAATTGTTTTCCTATTGGTTGTTGCCCCGTCGAATCTTTCACCGTTGATGCTGGTTCGAAACTTCGGCTCTGAAGTCTGGATGCTGACAGTCTTAGAACTTTCCTTCGGCCTAGGTATGGTCTTGGGTGGCGCTGCAATGGCCGTGTTAGCTTCAAAACTTGACCGGCTAAACACGATTATTGCCACATCGATTGCCTTCGGCTTTATGGCGATTGTCATGGGTCTGACCACCAACCTGATTTTCTTCTACACTCTGTTTTTCTTTATCGGGCTAGCCGTGCCGGCGTTCTCGACTTCGGCGATGACGCTGCTGCAAGAGACCGTCGAACCAGAGCGACACGGCCGTGTTTTCGGTTTTGTTGGGATTGTGATGTCGGTTGCTATGCCACTCGGTATGGCTGTCCTCGGTCCGTTAGCGGATGTGGTTTCGGTTGAGATTTTGCTTATCGTCACCGGAGCTGTCACGGTGATCATTGCGGTTGTCGCAGTTCTGCTACCGGCAGGAAAGCGGGCCATTAGAGCGGCCCACGCCTCCACCCGGTCCGTTGAATAA
- a CDS encoding alpha-galactosidase, whose protein sequence is MSQNLIETLIHLKADGVSVVIDTSANTPAVLYWGSAITNPGDIVQAQLEPTPHCDFDHPETIGIWRENARGFIGEPALVGSRVGRDFSHKFNLVRTEQHGNSVTFTSVDAAAELEVSAKFVLEPQGVLKVSQKVTNLGLTEFMVNALTAYLPVPDYTSEILDFHGRWMNERQPQTLPINVGTWVREGREGRSGHDYTIVQFAMPNGTTFERGEVWGLSLAWSGNNRHIVERTAIGRTFLGTGELLLPSEVVLSSGESYEAPEVVAFYSANGIDGVSDRAYRMFRSRAKHPTNVRPRPLTLNVWEAVYFDHNIEKLSALAEAAAEIGVERFVLDDGWFGARRNDHAGLGDWVVSKDVWPNGLSPIVDKVKSLGMEFGLWFEGEMVNPNSDLYRAHPEWILHAGDRVPPTNRNQLVLDLAHEGAYQHVFNQVNAILSEYDIAYIKWDHNRTLSEPAHFGQAAVRRQAQAIYRMFDELKAAHPGLEIESCASGGGRIDLGMIEHADRFWTSDNNDALERQSINRYTSIVIPPEMLGTHIGPVKAHSTGRTHTNTFRAVTALWGHAGLEWDLTEANAEERAFLKSWVDFYKEKRSMLHTGRVVRADQSEPNAWVHGVVSQDQSEGLYMLAQLRPSLYSRPANIRLAGLDPNADYLVRLIEPAGPAVAMQILPPKWYDGVRMSGDLLAKLGLRAPVLRPEQAMLIEAKRI, encoded by the coding sequence ATGTCGCAAAACCTCATCGAGACTTTGATTCACCTGAAAGCAGATGGGGTTTCGGTAGTCATCGACACCTCGGCTAACACTCCTGCGGTTCTGTACTGGGGTTCAGCCATCACCAACCCAGGCGACATCGTTCAGGCGCAGCTTGAGCCAACTCCGCACTGCGACTTTGATCACCCAGAGACAATCGGTATTTGGCGCGAAAATGCTCGAGGTTTTATTGGTGAGCCGGCATTGGTGGGTTCAAGAGTTGGTCGTGACTTCAGTCATAAATTCAATTTGGTTCGCACCGAGCAGCACGGCAACTCGGTTACATTCACCTCGGTTGACGCAGCTGCTGAACTAGAGGTAAGCGCCAAATTTGTTCTTGAACCGCAGGGTGTTCTAAAGGTCTCGCAAAAAGTCACCAACCTCGGCCTTACCGAATTCATGGTCAATGCTTTGACTGCCTACCTGCCGGTTCCTGATTACACCAGCGAGATTCTTGATTTTCACGGCCGCTGGATGAATGAGCGCCAACCTCAGACTTTGCCTATCAACGTCGGTACTTGGGTTCGCGAGGGCCGCGAGGGTCGAAGTGGCCACGACTACACGATCGTTCAGTTCGCTATGCCAAACGGAACCACTTTCGAGCGCGGAGAAGTCTGGGGTTTGAGTCTGGCCTGGTCGGGTAACAACCGCCACATCGTTGAGCGCACCGCAATCGGCCGAACTTTCTTAGGCACCGGTGAATTGCTGTTGCCAAGCGAAGTTGTATTGAGTAGCGGTGAAAGCTATGAAGCGCCCGAGGTTGTAGCGTTCTATTCCGCAAACGGAATTGATGGCGTATCAGACCGTGCTTACCGAATGTTCCGCTCGCGCGCTAAACACCCCACAAATGTTCGCCCACGCCCGCTGACCCTGAATGTTTGGGAAGCCGTTTACTTTGATCACAACATTGAAAAACTGTCGGCACTCGCCGAAGCAGCAGCCGAGATCGGCGTTGAGCGTTTTGTCTTAGATGACGGTTGGTTCGGCGCTCGCCGAAACGACCATGCCGGGCTTGGCGACTGGGTGGTTAGCAAAGACGTTTGGCCAAATGGCCTCAGCCCGATTGTCGACAAAGTTAAATCTTTGGGCATGGAATTTGGGCTTTGGTTCGAGGGTGAAATGGTCAACCCCAACAGTGATCTTTACCGAGCACACCCAGAGTGGATTTTGCACGCGGGAGATCGCGTTCCACCTACCAACCGCAACCAGCTGGTGCTTGACCTGGCCCACGAAGGGGCTTACCAGCACGTTTTCAACCAGGTCAACGCAATCCTGAGCGAATACGATATCGCCTATATCAAGTGGGATCACAACCGCACTTTGAGCGAACCGGCGCACTTTGGCCAGGCTGCGGTTCGACGCCAAGCACAAGCCATCTACCGCATGTTCGACGAGCTGAAGGCTGCTCATCCTGGTCTAGAAATTGAAAGTTGCGCCTCGGGCGGTGGTCGAATCGACCTGGGCATGATCGAGCACGCCGACCGATTCTGGACTTCTGACAACAACGATGCACTCGAGCGTCAGAGTATCAATCGCTATACCTCGATCGTGATTCCACCAGAAATGCTGGGCACCCACATTGGTCCGGTGAAGGCACATTCAACCGGACGCACTCACACCAACACCTTTAGGGCTGTTACTGCGCTTTGGGGTCACGCCGGTCTCGAATGGGATCTCACCGAAGCAAATGCTGAGGAGCGGGCTTTCTTGAAGAGCTGGGTTGATTTCTACAAAGAGAAACGCTCAATGCTGCACACCGGTCGCGTAGTTCGCGCCGATCAGAGCGAGCCAAATGCCTGGGTCCACGGCGTGGTTAGTCAAGACCAGTCCGAAGGTCTTTACATGTTGGCACAACTTCGACCAAGTCTTTACAGCCGTCCGGCAAACATCAGACTGGCCGGTCTTGACCCGAACGCCGATTACCTGGTCCGTCTAATTGAGCCTGCTGGCCCTGCCGTAGCGATGCAGATTTTGCCACCGAAGTGGTACGACGGTGTTCGAATGAGCGGTGACCTGTTGGCTAAATTGGGTCTTCGTGCGCCGGTACTTCGCCCAGAGCAGGCAATGCTGATTGAGGCCAAGCGCATCTAA